From Spirochaetota bacterium:
TATCATTACCGTGATGAGCTCGCGGATAGAGGAATCGGCCGGCCATGCCTCCGAGATATCGGATCAGGGTGAGTCGGGAGAACGCTCGCTGTCGGCCATGAGCGAGGGCATGAAGAACATCATGCAGAGCTCGCGAGACATGAACGGGATCATCGGAATCATCAACGATATCGCCGACCAGATTAATCTGCTGTCGCTGAACGCGGCCATAGAGGCCGCGAGGGCCGGTGACGCGGGAAGGGGTTTCGCCGTTGTGGCCGACGAGATTTCAAAGCTTGCCGACCGGACCGCGTCAAGCATCAAGGATATCTCGACTCTCATCGGCATGAATGAAAAGGAGATCAACCGGGGAATCGCGGACGCATCGAATGTCATGGGCCTGATGAACGGTATAGTAAGTGGGATCGAGGGAATCAGCTCGAGGATGGGCGACATCCTGAATTACCTCAAGCAACAGATTCAGACAAGCGGCCGCGTCGAAAAGGACGCCGAATCGCTTCGGGCCGTTTCGGACGAGATCAAAACCGCCGCGGAGGAACAGAAGGTGGCCGCCTCGGAAATAACAAGGTCCATCTCGATAATTAATGAAATTGCCCAGTCAAACGCTGATGGTGCCGGCCAGATCGCCGAGGGCGCGCGAGAGCTTGCGGGGGTCGCTGAAACGTTGAAAGGGAAGGTGACCTCATTTTAGTGGCGAATCCCCGAAAAATCATTGTACAAATGCCCGTGTTGTTGTAGTTTGAGAGCGTGCGGGGGGAATATCTTCCCGCATCGCGACAATAACCGGCAGGCGGATTAATGGGTCTTCAGGAACGGCGCACAAGGGAGAAGGAACAGCGCAGGCTGCAGATACTCGACGCGGCGAGATCACTGGTATTGAAGTATGGCGTCTTCGCGGTATCGGTTCAACAGATCGCGAAGCTCGCGGAACTGAGCGTCGGTACCATATACCTGTATTTCGAGAGCAAGGAAGAGATATTCGCCTCCCTGCAGGAGGAGATCCTCGACCTGATGTACGAGGAGATGGAAGAAGCTATAAATGGGGCTGCGGCGCCGGCCGAAGGGCTGAGAGCGATCGCACGTGTTTACAACAGCTTCAGCGTGAAAAACAAGAAATACTTCGATGTAATTAATTATTTTCTCTCTCCATCCGATGTCATCTTCCCCCCCCACCTCAAG
This genomic window contains:
- a CDS encoding TetR/AcrR family transcriptional regulator, whose translation is MGLQERRTREKEQRRLQILDAARSLVLKYGVFAVSVQQIAKLAELSVGTIYLYFESKEEIFASLQEEILDLMYEEMEEAINGAAAPAEGLRAIARVYNSFSVKNKKYFDVINYFLSPSDVIFPPHLKAEIDRHGNRILSLVVEVIERGVREGVFEAPNPKRCAIVMWATIHGLIQFRKLRDTILRGEDFDGLYHYSVECFIAGLACGIQPLDQILPRK